The following is a genomic window from Halococcus sediminicola.
CAGGATGTTGTTCTCTTCGTCCTCGATGGGCGAGGGCGTGAGCGCGACGTCCGCCGTCGTGCCGATGAGATGCTGGAAGCAGAATACTCCAGTAGTGAGTCCGGCCTCGCTCGCACTCTCCCAGAGGCGATTCCTGTCCTCGCGCTCGCGCTCCCAGAGCGCCGCCGTGTCGTTCCCCCTGTCGTACTCGCCGTTGGCCACGTCGCCGTGGTTTTCGGGCGACTGGCCCGTCGCGAGCGTACTCTGAACGGGGAGCGTCACAGCTGGAAACGGCGACTGGAGGTCAGCGCGTGCGCCGTCGTCAACGAGGTCGGCGATGTTCGGCGCGAGACCCCTCTCGACGTGCTCGCGTTCGAGACCGATCACGTCGAGGACGATGGCTCGCCCTGCGTCGCCGTCAATCATCGTCGCCCTCCGCGCCGACCGCGGTCGGCTGTGCGGCGTGCGCTTCGACGTACTCTTCGAGCATCCCGAACTGTTTGGAGAGGTCGTGTTCGTCGACGCCGAGCGGCGCTTTGAAAAAGGAGGCGAGGTGGCGCTGTAATCCCGACTCGCCCCGCTCGTCGGCGAACGCGAGCAATCGCGCGAGATCGAGTATCAATGGTGCGGCGAGCGCCGAATCGGAGCCCTCCCACGTGAACTGGAGTTTCATGTCGGTGTCGAGAAAGCCACGGAAACGGATGTCGTCCCACGCGGTCTTCCAGTCGCCGAGCGCGGGCGTGTAGTCGATCCGGACCCGGTTGTGGAGGTCCTCGTCGAGGATGCCATCGAGCACGCCACCCTTGCTCGCCAACTTTCCAGCTTTGTTCGCGTCGTCTTCGAGCACCTTTCCATCTTTGTTTCCGAGGATGTTGTGGCCCTCCCATGAGCGCACGCGGAGGTTGCGCCCGGCGAACATCGGCGCGAGCGCGGACTTCATCAGCGTCTCGCCCGTCTTGCCGTCCTTGCCCATGTGCGGAACGCCCTTGCGCTCGGCCAACTCGCGCAGTCCGCCCAGCGCGTTCGCGGCGTTCGGCGTGAAGTTCACGAACGGA
Proteins encoded in this region:
- a CDS encoding inositol-3-phosphate synthase, which encodes MTTGVWLVGARGNIATTAMVGARAIAHGVIDTTGMVTGRAPCDALDLVPTNSLVFGGHDIQTERVVATAKRLSERNGVPDRDTLDAVRDDLDEIDERIETGTARNCGQAVAELADEATLEDALPLREIADRIRADYADFASKNDLERVVIINVASSEPLPADPEKYDSIEAIEYALDEDEPLPASSLYAYAALADGHPFVNFTPNAANALGGLRELAERKGVPHMGKDGKTGETLMKSALAPMFAGRNLRVRSWEGHNILGNKDGKVLEDDANKAGKLASKGGVLDGILDEDLHNRVRIDYTPALGDWKTAWDDIRFRGFLDTDMKLQFTWEGSDSALAAPLILDLARLLAFADERGESGLQRHLASFFKAPLGVDEHDLSKQFGMLEEYVEAHAAQPTAVGAEGDDD